The following DNA comes from Mycobacterium sp. MS1601.
GCTGATAGCCGATCACCGCCGCGACTGCGCCGATCGTCACCACCAGCACGGCCAGGACGACCGCCAGCCAGCGGCCGGACCGCCGTGACATGCGCTGACGCCCGTAACGGTCTTCCGGTCGGAGCAGTTGGCCGTCGGCCATCAGTGGATCACCGTGCTTTCGGGTCCCGACCCATGGAATGCGACGATCGGGATGGAAGTATTAAGAAGGAGTGCCGATCGTATCGGCCCCCGGACAAACAGCGAGACGAAGGCGAACGGTGACCCAACTGCGGCTGATGGCGGTGCATGCGCATCCGGACGACGAGTCCTCCAAGGGCGCCGCGACGATGGCCAAGTACGCGGCCGCCGGCCACCGTGTCATGGTGGTTTCGCTGACCGGCGGCGAACGCGGCGACATCCTGAACCCGGCGATGGACCTGCCGGACGTGCATGGACGCATCCATGAGATTCGCCGTGACGAGATGGCGCGGGCAGCCGAGATCCTGGGCGTCGAGCACGAGTGGCTCGGTTTCATCGACTCCGGGCTGCCCGAGGGCGATCCGTTGCCGCCGCTGCCCGAGGACGCGTTTGCCTTGGTGCCGCTGGAACAACCGGTGAGCAAGCTGGTGCGGCTGATCCGTGAGTTCAAGCCGCACGTGATGACCACCTACGACGAGAACGGTGGCTACCCACACCCGGACCACATCCGCTGCCATGAGGTGTCGGTGGCGGCCTACGAGGCGGCGGGCGATTTCTACCTGTATCCCGACGCGGGCCGGCCGTGGGATGTCTCCAAGCTGTACTACAACCACGGCTTCCTGCGGCAACGTATGCAGGTGCTGCAGGACGAGTTCGCCAACCACGGCCAGGAGGGTCCGTTCGCCAAGTGGCTGGAGAACTGGGATCCCGAGGACGATCTGCTGGCCAAGCGGGTCACCACTCGCATCGAGTGCTCCGACTACTTCGAGCAGCGCGACAAGGCGCTGTTGGCACATGCCACGCAGATCGACCCCAACAGCTTCTTCTTCACGACGCCCATGGAATGGCAGAAACGGCTGTGGCCCACCGAGGAGTACGAGCTGGCTCGTTCCCGGGTGCCGGTGACCTTGCCCGAGGATGATCTGTTCGCCGGGATCACGCTGTGAACGAGCTCGTGATCTGGCTGGCCGAGGAGGGGCCTCGCAACACCGGACCCGAGTTCGGCAAGGCCAGCCCGTTCGGCCTGCTGGTGGTGGTGCTGCTGTTGATCGGCACCTTCGCGTTGGTGTGGTCGATGAACCGGCATCTCAAGCGGCTGCCCGAGTCGTTCGATCCTGAGCATCCCGAAGCCGATCAGGCCGTTGACGAGGGCACCGTGGAGGCCGACTCCGCAGCCCCGCCGCGCGAGCCCGGCGGTCAATAGGGTCGATCCCGGCAACTGCTCTGGGCTGTGGCCTGTGAGCCGGGCCCGACGCCGCTCGAAGCGGCCAGGCAGGTGGGCACAGGGCGGTCACTTCGGAGGCGGAACTCGCTGCCGCCCTGGGTGTGTCCGTGTAGCGTGCCGCAGATGAGCCTCGATCCCGCAGCCCTGGTCCAGCGTTATCTCGACACCGTCGTGACGGGATCCGCCGAGGACGTCGCCGCCCTGTACGCCGACGATGCCACGGTGGAGGACCCGGTGGGTGGCGGCGAGGTACACATCGGCAGGAAGGCCATCGCGGGGTTCTACGGGTTGACGGCCAACGCCGACGTGGCCACCGAGTTGCTGCAGTTGCGGGTCGGCGGGCACGAGGCGGCGTTTGTCTTTGCGATCACCGTGACCATGGGAGACACCAAGATTCGCATAGAGCCCATCGAGGTCATGACATTCAACGGGGTCGGCGAGATCACGTCGATGAAGGCGTACTGGGGCCCGTCGGACATGAAGCAGTTGTAGGTCCTCAGAAGACGGCGAACCACATCGCGATGTAGTGGCAGATGGCGGCGACGGCGGTGCACGCGTGGAAGAACTCGTGGTGCCCGAACGTCGTCGGCCACGGGTTGGGCCATTTCAGTGCGTACAGCACACCACCGATGCTGTAGAACGCGCCGCCGACGATCAGCAGCACCACCGCTGCCACCCCGGCGCCGTGCATGATCGGGCCGATGAACCAGGCCGCCACCCAGCCCAGCAGGATGTAGAGGGGCACACCCAGCCAGCGCGGCGCCGACGGCCAGAACATCTTGAGGGCCACTCCGGCCAGCGCTCCGCTCCAGACGATCCAGAGCAGCATCACGCCGTCCTGTTCCGGCAGCGCCAGCACCGCAAACGGTGTGTAGCTACCGGCGATGAAGACGAAGATCATCGAATGATCGGCGCGCTTCATCCACTTACGGGCATCTGCGGAATGCCAGTGCACGCGGTGGTAGGTGGCGCTCACGGCGAACATCGCAACGATGGTCAGGGTGTATACCAGCGTGGCTATCCCGGCTCGGGTGGATTCCACTGCCCAGGACACCGACACCAGCGCGGCACCGCAGAAGACTGCGACGACGGCGGAGTAAAGATGGATCCAACCGCGGGCGCGTGGTTTGCCGAGGATCTCTGCAACACCGTCGGCAATGGCTTCGGGGAAATCCTCGGCGGAGTGCCGCCGCGGATCTTCGGTGCCGATCGATGCCGACATGTCACCTCCATAGCGGCCGAGACGGACCTGGCCTGATCGCCACATTAGTCGGCGGCACTGGCGGATTCCATGGCCCGCTGCTGTGGCGGTGGGCACGGCACTGCGAGCTGGCGGTCTCATGTTCAGGGTCGGCGGATTAAGGCTCGCCGGTGCCGTAGTTTTGGTAGGTGCACAGTTACATCTGCACTTCCGACGAAGCACCTGCACTCCCGACGACAGCGACGAAACCGGTAGCTCCATGGACCTGATCCCTCCGCGCCTCAAAGAGCCGATGTACCGGCTGTACGAGATGCGGCTGCGCCAAGGGCTCACGCGGTCGCGGTCCGAGCTGCCGCGCCACATCGCGGTGCTGTGCGACGGCAACCGCCGGTGGGCCCGCGACGCCGGATACGACGACGTGAGCTACGGCTACCTGATGGGGGCGGCCAAGATCGCGGAGATGCTGCGCTGGTGCCAGGAAGCCGGCATCGAGATGACGACGGTGTATCTGCTGTCCACCGAGAACCTGCAGCGCGACCACGACGAGCTGGCCGCGCTCATCGAGATCATCACCGGCGTCGTCGAAGAGATCTGTGCACCCGCCAACCGGTGGAGTGTCCGCACCGTCGGTGACCTGTCCCTGCTGGGGGAGGAGCCGGCCCGGCGCGTGCGCGATGCGGTGGAGAGCACAGTGGGCGCAGTCGAACCCCATGCGTTCCACGTCAATGTCGCAGTCGGGTACGGCGGACGGCAGGAAATCGTCGATGCCGTCCGTTCCCTCCTGTCCAAGGAGCTGGCCAACGGCACCGCCACCGACAAACTCGTCGACGCTGTGACCGTCGAGGCCATCTCGGAGAATCTGTACACCTCCGGGCAGCCCGACCCCGATCTCGTCATCCGCACCTCCGGCGAGCAGCGGCTGTCGGGGTTCCTGTTGTGGCAGAGCGCGTACTCGGAGATGTGGTTCACCGAGGCGCACTGGCCGGCGTTCCGCCGGGTCGACTTCCTGCGCGCGCTGCGCGACTACACCAAACGGCACCGGCGCTTCGGAGCCTGACCATGCTCACGCTCTCCGCAACGGTGTTCGCGTTGAGCTGGTGGTTGGGCATGTATCTGTTGGCTCGCGATCCGGGTAAACCCGTGCTGGTGCTCGCTGCGCTGGGGCTGTGCAGTTTCGCGGTGGTGGTCGCGTTGGATGCCATCCGGGTGATCGGTGTCGAACAGCTCGGTCGGATCGAGATCTACCTGGTGGCACTACCCGGTGTGGCCTGGTTCGCGGTGCTGCTGGAGTTGGCCCGGCCCGGCGAACGATGGCGGGTCAAAGAGTTCGGCTTGGTGGCTGCCGTGGCGGTGTCGGCGTTGGCGGGTGCTGCGCTGGCCGGCGGTGTGGACGGGCCGCTTCGGGCCGGGCACTGGTTGATGTTCACCGTGATCTCGGTGTCGTCGCTGGCGGCGATGGCCAGGGTGTTCCTTCGGCCGCAGCGCCCGGGGACGGTGACCGGGGTGCTGATCGTCGCGACGTTGTTCTTCGCGCTGGGTAACGCCATCCTGGTGATCCCGCTGGGGCTGCTGCCGAGTTGGCTTGCCTTGGCGTCCACGGGTTTCGACATCCTGTTGCTGGGGGTGGCCGTTGCACTGTGGGATGCCTTCGACGAGGGGCAGGCGTTACGGGCGGGCATGCTGCGCTCGTTCGTCGGCTCGGCGCTGGTGGCGGCGGTGTTCGGTGGGCAGGCGTTGATCGGCCTGGCGGTCATCCGGTCTTCGGCGGCTGGCCCGGAGGCGCAAGTGGTGGTGGCAGTGCTGCTGTTCACCACCTTGGCCGTCGCTCTGACCATCACCGTGCTGGCCGATCCGTTGGCCGGGGTGCTGGACCGGATGGCATTCGGCCCGCAGCTGCGCAAGGACCGGGCAGCGCTGCGACGCACCGAGGCGGCGCTGCCGTTGCGGGCGGCAAACCCGCTGGAGGACCTGGATGACGAGACCTTTGCGCGGCTGACCCGCCGCGCGCTGGGGCACTACGGCGACCTGTCCAAGCTCGTCGCCAGCCCGTTGACCGCGCTGCCTGTCATAGACCAGCGGTTGGCTGCCCGCGGCGCTGCGGATCAGCCGCTGGAGCGCGCCGCCGAACTCAAGGCCGTGCTGGCCGACCGCATCGCCGCGCTCAAGCCCCGCGACGGCGGCGACTTCGGCACCAGCGAGCAGTGGCGGCATTACAACTCGCTGTACTTCCCGTACGTGGCGGGAGTGCGGGCCTATGCCCAGAGCGCCACCGCAGCGGGGCTGGATCCCGTCGCCCGGCAGGCCTGGCAGTGGATGGTGACCGAGGTTCCGCAGCGCTCGCTACACAACTGGCAGAACGCGGCAGCCAAGTTGATTGCGGCCGATCTGCGCGCGCAGGTGAGCATCTGGCAGTAGTTGGCAGTGGCGTGCGTCGACCTGGCAGTGCCTTCTGAGCAGCATCGATGGCGAACCTTCGATGAAGAGGAGCCCTCATGACCGCCGTTGTCACCCCGACCGATTCCCTGCTGCGCCTCGCCCTGCGGCTGGATGCCACGCTCACCGGATTGTGCGGTGTGGCGCTGGCCGCGTTCGCTGAACCCCTGGCAGCTCTGACCGGATTCCCCCCCACCCAGGAGTACGTCGTGGGCGCAGGGCTGGTGCTCTACGGCGTGGTGGTCTATTGCCTGGCCGGGCTGCGATCGGTGCGCAGCGCGGGTCTCGGTGTGGTGGTTGCCAACCTGGTGTGCACGGTCGGCGCGCTGGCGGCGTCGGCCGTCCTACCCGTCACCACCCTCGGTGTGGCCGCGCTGTGGTTCAGCGCCGTGTACACCACGGCGTTCGCCGTCGTCCAGTTCCTGGGGGTGAGGCGTATGGCTTGATCTCTGCGCGACGGAAGAGGTTACGTCGCGTTCTTTCTGGGATTTGGGCGTGATTCCAACCGCTGAGCGACCGGAATCACGCCCAAATCACAACTTGCGCAGGCGCAGGCGGTTGATCGAGTGGTCGGCGTCCTTGCGCAGCACCAGCGTGGCGCGCGGCCGGGTGGGCAGGATGTTCTCGATGAGATTGGGCCGGTTGATCGATTGCCAGATGTCGCGGGCGGCGAACAGCGCCTGCTCGTCGGTCAGTGTGGCGTAGTGATGGAAATGCGACGCCGGATCGGAGAATGCGCCCGCACGCATCGC
Coding sequences within:
- a CDS encoding nuclear transport factor 2 family protein, with the protein product MSLDPAALVQRYLDTVVTGSAEDVAALYADDATVEDPVGGGEVHIGRKAIAGFYGLTANADVATELLQLRVGGHEAAFVFAITVTMGDTKIRIEPIEVMTFNGVGEITSMKAYWGPSDMKQL
- the trhA gene encoding PAQR family membrane homeostasis protein TrhA, whose protein sequence is MSASIGTEDPRRHSAEDFPEAIADGVAEILGKPRARGWIHLYSAVVAVFCGAALVSVSWAVESTRAGIATLVYTLTIVAMFAVSATYHRVHWHSADARKWMKRADHSMIFVFIAGSYTPFAVLALPEQDGVMLLWIVWSGALAGVALKMFWPSAPRWLGVPLYILLGWVAAWFIGPIMHGAGVAAVVLLIVGGAFYSIGGVLYALKWPNPWPTTFGHHEFFHACTAVAAICHYIAMWFAVF
- the mca gene encoding mycothiol conjugate amidase Mca — protein: MTQLRLMAVHAHPDDESSKGAATMAKYAAAGHRVMVVSLTGGERGDILNPAMDLPDVHGRIHEIRRDEMARAAEILGVEHEWLGFIDSGLPEGDPLPPLPEDAFALVPLEQPVSKLVRLIREFKPHVMTTYDENGGYPHPDHIRCHEVSVAAYEAAGDFYLYPDAGRPWDVSKLYYNHGFLRQRMQVLQDEFANHGQEGPFAKWLENWDPEDDLLAKRVTTRIECSDYFEQRDKALLAHATQIDPNSFFFTTPMEWQKRLWPTEEYELARSRVPVTLPEDDLFAGITL
- a CDS encoding (2Z,6E)-farnesyl diphosphate synthase; translation: MDLIPPRLKEPMYRLYEMRLRQGLTRSRSELPRHIAVLCDGNRRWARDAGYDDVSYGYLMGAAKIAEMLRWCQEAGIEMTTVYLLSTENLQRDHDELAALIEIITGVVEEICAPANRWSVRTVGDLSLLGEEPARRVRDAVESTVGAVEPHAFHVNVAVGYGGRQEIVDAVRSLLSKELANGTATDKLVDAVTVEAISENLYTSGQPDPDLVIRTSGEQRLSGFLLWQSAYSEMWFTEAHWPAFRRVDFLRALRDYTKRHRRFGA